The genomic segment AGTTTTAAGCGACGAGCTTTTTCTTTTGGTTCTTTTCTTGTTGGCGGTACAAAAAGAAAAGAACATAACCGGGTAAAATCTGCATTTTACCAAATCCACTATATTCTTTCTACTTTTCCTGATCAAGTTAGATAGTCATTAATATAAATCAGCAGGTAAATAATGGATAACATACTTTCATTCATAATGCCCAATCTTCCGTTCCTGATATTCATCGGGGTTTTCCCCCTGATGCTCTACTTGGGCTATTTGGGCCGGCAGAAGCAGAAGGCCAAGATGAAGGACATCGCCATGAAGCTAGGCCTGCAGTTAAGCGAGGGCCAGCTCTTCCAGCAAATGAACCGGCAGACCCAGGGCATTCACAACGCCCGGGACTTCAATACTTACCAGGCTTCCCAGAAACTGGCCGGAAACAGTTTCCTAAGGGATCTGCTGGCCCTGGCATCCCCTTTGTCCCTGACCGGAAAATATAAGGGCTACGATGTCCGGATCACCGTGGTCAAGCGGGACAAGACCACCTACACCGAATTCAAAACCGCTTTTCCCCGGCCGCTGGGCCTGGGGCTTAAGATCAACGCCAACAGCCTGCTGCTGAAACAATTCATCCTGGGACAGAAGGGCAAAGAGGTGCAGTCCGGCAACGAACCGTTCGACAAGAAGATCCAGGTCACCGGCAGCGATCCTCTGAAGATAAAGTACCTGATGACCCTGGAAAACCAGCGGTCCCTGCTGGACCTCTTCTCCGCCCATCCCGCCGCCGCGGTGGACGACCAGGGGATCACCGTCAGCGTCCGGGGTTTTGTTGACGATCACATGAAATGTTCGGCGGTGCTGGACAAGATGGCGGCGGCCGCCAAACATTTCAGCGGCAACTGAAAGACTGCAAACTTTTAAAATGCCTGATACCTTTGCTAAAATAAAAGAGAAGCACATTCCCTGGCTGATCGCCCTGGTCATCTTGATCTTGTATGCCCCCGCCTTGCGGCATCAATATACTTACATGGATGATTACGGACTGATAGTCGAGAATTTTAAATTTACCGGGGACATCAAAAACATTCTTCAGGCCTTCACCCAGGACGCTTTCGGCGGCAAGGGGACGATCTACCGTCCGCTGTTGACTGTTTCCTTTATGCTGGATGCGGTGTGGAGCGGGGTCCGGCCCTGGGGATACCATCTGACCAACATATTGCTGCATATGGCCTGCTGCCTGCTGTTGTGCAAATTGCTAAAGATTTTGCTGTCACGGGCAGGTATTGCCGCCCTGTTCTCTTTGATCTTTGCCGTGCACCCGGCGTTGAACCAGGCCGTGGCCTGGATCCCGGGGAGGAACGACAGTCTGCTGGCATTGTTTGTACTGTCCTCGGCGCTGGCTTTCATCAGATATGTTGAAAACAGAAACTGGCAATGGCTGGGGGCTTATCTTACACTAAGCCTGGCGGCTCTTTTAACCAAGGAAAGCGCGGTACTGCTGCCGCTGGTATTCATCCCGGTCTATGGATATGTTCTGAAGCAAAAAGGAGATAGTTTCATCAAGCTCATGCCTTTGCTTTTGGGCTGGCTGGCCATTTTGGCTTTTTGGTATTATTTACGGAACATGGCTATGCCCGGGAATGTCCAAGTGTCTGGAATGACCTTCAACGGGTTTTACGAGAATGTTAACGGGATGCTGGGATATTTCGGCAAAATATTCTTTCCCTTCAACCTGGCGGCCATACCCGTCCCCGTTGATACCAACATCGCTTTGGGGATTGCGTCGGTGATCATGATAATCGCGCTTTTTGGCTGGAAGGGCATAAATAACAAACCATTATTCATTCTGGGTCTGGCCTGGTACCTGATGTTCCTGCTGCCGTATATAGTAAGCTCCTCCGGTTATGCCAATTTTCTGGAGCAGAGGCTGTATCTGCCGATGGCCGGCCTGATGCTGATGCTGGGGCAGTCAAAGACACTGGCCAGCCTCGATCTTGGGAAAACGGTGCAAAAGTATCTGGCTGCCGGGCTGATCTTATTGCTGGCGGCCCTGTCGCTGGCGCACAACCGCAAATATCAGGACG from the candidate division TA06 bacterium genome contains:
- a CDS encoding tetratricopeptide repeat protein; its protein translation is MPDTFAKIKEKHIPWLIALVILILYAPALRHQYTYMDDYGLIVENFKFTGDIKNILQAFTQDAFGGKGTIYRPLLTVSFMLDAVWSGVRPWGYHLTNILLHMACCLLLCKLLKILLSRAGIAALFSLIFAVHPALNQAVAWIPGRNDSLLALFVLSSALAFIRYVENRNWQWLGAYLTLSLAALLTKESAVLLPLVFIPVYGYVLKQKGDSFIKLMPLLLGWLAILAFWYYLRNMAMPGNVQVSGMTFNGFYENVNGMLGYFGKIFFPFNLAAIPVPVDTNIALGIASVIMIIALFGWKGINNKPLFILGLAWYLMFLLPYIVSSSGYANFLEQRLYLPMAGLMLMLGQSKTLASLDLGKTVQKYLAAGLILLLAALSLAHNRKYQDGKTFWEYAVKTSPRLFYAHDMQGKVRFQNGEYASALESFREAARLKPDYQHAYNNMGMALYSLGNVAEAEMHFKKALSIDPGYAEAASNLGILYAGKARMDSALKYQIQAFYLAPDDENYAINAGRLCLQAGYADSAIAVYQEALGHQPGSFQLLKELGTLYFKGGRPAEAKTTLTKAYLASPKDPAIAGYLALLSFREKDYSAAVKYYDRAVELGQKADPRILEILKPYR